The following is a genomic window from Desulfomonilia bacterium.
GTTGCGCCTGATTCTATGGCCATTATCACGCCGCCTTTCTTGAATTCTCCCAGCTCTCCGGTTCTTGAACGCGTTCCTTCAGGCGCAATCCACAGCACGATCCCGCTTTCCATCTTTTCGCGTGCCGCCTTAAGGTCTCTTTTCGCCTGTTCGAAATCATGCCTGTCTATGGCTATGAATTCGCCCGCCTTCATGCCCTTGCCCCACAGGGGCACCTTGAACAGCTCTTTTTTGGTCAGCATTCTGATACTGCCCGGCATGGTCTTTATTATTATCGGTATATCGTAAAGACTTGAATGATTGGACATGATTATATAGCGCTTGCCCGGTTCGATCCTTACATTGTACGGGTCATTGAACAGGCATTTCACATCTACGGCATCAAGCAGGTGGGATGACCACCACCTGAGCATCTTATCGCCGTATAAACGGTCATATGTATTGGTAAGCTGCTGCCACAGCACCAGGATTGTTATGTAAAGAGTAACATACAGGCTTACCGCCATTATCTTGATTTTTCTTAATATACTGGCTTTCATTATATACTCATCCCTCCCTGTTCCTGATATATAAAATGGTAAAGCATCGAATCCGCTATAAAAAAGCTTTTGTCAAGTTTTTAAGGAACCTTTCACAAAGAAATCCGGATGAAAACAAACCTGACATCGTCATCAAATTAAAGTCCCTGCCTGGCAGGGACTTTTGTCATAGGTTCAATCTGTTTCTAAAGGCCTGCGGTCATTATAAAACAGATGCTGCTGCCATTACTTTCTGACGACGGATTACCAATTTCGGTTGCGCCCTCTCCTTCCACAGGATTATCCGGATCATCCGGATCATCGGGCCGAACTGTGCCGTCAGGAGACAGCATCACATAAACCGCACCCTCAAGCCTGCCGTTTTCGCCGGTTGCCCTTGGTGCCGATATAACCGTATCCGTTGCATTATCGGCATTGAAGTCAAGAAATGTATAGCACGAACCGAACTGCGATTTTTTTCCGCCTTCCCTGAGGGTCATTTCCGGCCTGGCCATTGAGGAGAGTATCGTTCCGGCAGGCATTGTACTGCCGCCTTTGAAATAATATACGACACCTGATTCGAGCTTTGCATTGACCGCTCTCATGGTCTCACTGACCCACAGGTCATCAATTCCGTCGGCATTGAAGTCGGAAAAGGCCACCTGCGCCCCGAATCTGGAAAAGGCCCTGACGCCGTTTATAACTGCAATCGGCTTGACATCGGATATTTTAAGGTCGCCGCTGAGGGTGGAAAGGCTTGCAAGCATAACAGAGCCCGGCTGATCGATAAGCTGAAAGAGTCCCAGCATCATCAGGTCTTTTGCGGGCGATGACACCGCAAGAACCGTTTTGCCCGTTCCATAAGGATCTCCGGTTGAAAATGAAGAACCCAAACCTTCAAACTCGCTTTCGCCGGTAAGCGTGAACTGTGGCGTCGTACCGGCCTTTGTTATGCGAAGGCCGGCAAGGTTAAAACCGTAAACCCTGCCGGTATTCTGCTTGCCGGAATTGTAGGCGGGAGCACCCACA
Proteins encoded in this region:
- a CDS encoding lysophospholipid acyltransferase family protein, producing the protein MKASILRKIKIMAVSLYVTLYITILVLWQQLTNTYDRLYGDKMLRWWSSHLLDAVDVKCLFNDPYNVRIEPGKRYIIMSNHSSLYDIPIIIKTMPGSIRMLTKKELFKVPLWGKGMKAGEFIAIDRHDFEQAKRDLKAAREKMESGIVLWIAPEGTRSRTGELGEFKKGGVIMAIESGATIIPVGIVGAAEILQPKTWDFYLGKEVKVNVGKPIDASLYSLENKEELLDVLRASIIELCSKSKLKENILWQTL